A single window of Ovis canadensis isolate MfBH-ARS-UI-01 breed Bighorn chromosome 15, ARS-UI_OviCan_v2, whole genome shotgun sequence DNA harbors:
- the LOC138420394 gene encoding olfactory receptor 4A47-like: MEQRENVTEFVLLGLTQSVQGQRILFVVFLLIYTVTMVGNLLIVLTVVLSPTLDAPMYFFLGYLSFMDAFYSTSVTPNTIIDLLYEKKTISFQACMTQLFTEHLFGGAEVFLLVVMTYDRYLAICRPLHYLTIMNQRVCVLMLLLAWVGGFLHALLHIIFFYNLPFCGPNVIDHFGCDTYPLLKLACTDTHITAITVVANDGAICVTIFTLLLISCGVILRSLKNLSREGKHKALSTCGSHITVVVLFFVPCIFTYVRPPVTLPIDKYFAVFYTIVTPMLNPLIYTLRNGEMQNAMKKLWIRKKQ; encoded by the coding sequence ATGGAACAAAGGGAAAATGTAACTGAGTTTGTCCTCTTGGGGCTCACTCAGAGTGTCCAGGGGCAGAGAATTTTATTTGTCGTGTTCTTGCTCATCTACACGGTGACCATGGTGGGCAACCTACTCATTGTCCTGACGGTGGTACTCAGCCCAACACTGGATGCCCCTATGTACTTCTTTCTTGGCTACTTGTCATTTATGGATGCTTTTTATTCTACTTCAGTCACCCCGAATACAATTATAGACTTACTGTATGAGAAGAAAACCATTTCATTTCAAGCTTGCATGACCCAGCTGTTTACAGAGCATCTGTTTGGTGGTGCTGAGGTTTTTCTCCTGGTTGTCATGACCTATGACCGCTACCTGGCCATCTGCAGACCCTTGCATTATTTGACAATCATGAATCAGAGAGTGTGTGTTCTGATGCTGCTATTGGCTTGGGTTGGTGGGTTTTTACATGCTCtacttcatataatttttttttacaacctTCCATTCTGTGGCCCTAATGTCATTGACCACTTTGGGTGTGACACGTATCCTTTGTTAAAGCTGGCCTGCACTGACACCCACATTACTGCCATCACAGTAGTTGCCAACGATGGGGCCATCTGTGTGACCATCTTCACACTCTTACTCATCTCCTGTGGGGTCATCCTGCGCTCCTTGAAGAATCTCAGTCGGGAAGGGAAGCATAAAGCCTTGTCCACCTGTGGCTCCCACATCACTGTGGTGGTCCTCTTCTTTGTGCCCTGTATTTTTACGTATGTGAGACCGCCTGTTACCTTACCCATTGATAAATACTTTGCTGTGTTTTACACCATTGTCACCCCTATGCTGAACCCTCTAATCTATACTCTGAGAAATGGAGAGATGCAAAATGCCATGAAAAAGCTCTGGATCAGGAAAAAACAATGA